The proteins below come from a single Labeo rohita strain BAU-BD-2019 unplaced genomic scaffold, IGBB_LRoh.1.0 scaffold_244, whole genome shotgun sequence genomic window:
- the LOC127159683 gene encoding uncharacterized protein LOC127159683: MKFRVLSTIFLLTIANGTCDNKDFIHQQPLLVAELGSSVIIPCSHSDDFINTVSWFKHSVGKKPLLIAYAEHSSGSVTYQNDFDKKNRFLIRSGTGSFNLTIMHLEEYDFATYYCVVSFMNIIKFGEGTILLHKESDGIRRTTVLQQPVFDRLHPGDSVTLQCSVISQICAGQYSVYWFRHSSGYSHPGIIYTDDNRSDQCMERSENGSSTQSCVYSLSQTELRPSDTGIYYCAVATCGKIHLGNGTKLIIEDSSASTFRNPVFLTLLTFTIISIIVNAFLVMVIRKNYKTGKESSKQPRNQSNETVETDALNYIALNFSKRPATSKRSSGKTSQEGTVYSQIRSKPQLR, encoded by the exons TTCctcctcacaattgcaa atggAACATGTGACAATAAGGACTTTATTCACCAACAGCCTTTGCTAGTTGCTGAACTGGGAAGCAGTGTGATTATACCCTGCTCTCACTCAGACGACTTTATAAATACTGTTTCATGGTTTAAACATTCTGTTGGCAAGAAACCACTTCTCATAGCATATGCAGAACATAGCTCTGGAAGTGTTACGTATCAAAATGACTTTGACAAGAAAAATCGATTCTTAATCAGAAGTGGAactggctcttttaatttgaccATCATGCACTTGGAAGAATATGACTTTGCAACCTACTATTGTGTTGTGAGTTTTATGAACATTATTAAATTTGGAGAAGGGACAATTCTTCTACATAAAG AAAGTGACGGCATAAGAAGGACTACAGTTCTCCAGCAGCCTGTATTTGACAGACTTCATCCaggagattcagtgactctgCAGTGTTCAGTCATCAGTCAGATCTGTGCTGGACAATACAGCGTCTACTGGTTCAGACATTCATCAGGATATTCTCATCCTGGAATCATTTACACTGATGATAACAGGAGTGATCAGTGTATGGAGAGATCAGAGAATGGCTCGTCTACCCAGAGCTGTGTCTACAGTCTCTCTCAGACTGAACTCAGACCATCTGATACTGGGATTTATTACTGTGCTGTTGCCACATGTGGGAAGATACACTTGGGAAATGGAACTAAGTTGATTATTGAGg ATTCTTCAGCTTCGACCTTTCGGAATCCAGTGTTTTTAACCCTGCTCACATTCACCATAATATCCATTATCGTAAACGCATTTCTGGTGATGGTGATTCGCAAGAATTACAAAAcag gcaAAGAATCTTCAAAACAACCCAGAAATCAAAGCAATGAG ACTGTGGAAACAGATGCCTTAAATTATATTGCCCTGAATTTTTCCAAAAGGCCTGCCACCTCAAAACGATCTTCAGGGAAAACCAGCCAAGAAGGAACTGTCTATTCACAGATCAGATCAAAGCCCCAGTTAAGATAA